GCATGCGCTCGTGCGGAATCATCCGGCGCTCGGGCCGGGCGCTTTCGAGCTGCGCGCCAACGCGTGGTTGAGCCCGGATGCGTATCACGACGTGTTGACGCCGCAGTTCCTGACGAGAATTGGCCGGGGCGACGAACTGACCGAAATCTTCGAGCGCGAGTTCGCGGAGAGCGCCTCCCGCGCGCAGGAGCGCGGCCACGACGATCCGCTCCAGGCGCACCTGTGCTTTCAGCAGCGGATGAATCTCTCTGGTCTGCTTCTACGGCTTGACTCCGCGACGATGTGCGCCGGCGTGGAGGGGCGCACTCCGTTCGCGGATGCGCGGGTGCGCGCGATCGCGGAATCGCTGCCGATGTCCGACAAGTTCGATGTGCGGGGCGATCGTGTCGTGAGCAAGACGAAGATCGCATTGAGGCGGGCGTTTGCGGGAATGCTGCCCCAGGAAGTGGTCGCCCGCGAGAAGGCGAGTTTTCCGTTGCCGTTTCAGAATTGGATCGGGTGCGCCCGACGCGCAATGCTCGAGAGCGAGGCCTTGCGCGAATTCGTGCGGGAAGACGCGATCCAGACGGCGGCAGCAAATCCCTCGCAGTATTGGCACCTCGCGTGGCCGATCGCGAATCTCGCGCACTGGCTCGAAGCAATCGAAAACACGCGCCGACCCACGGTGCCTCTCGCAGCGTGAGGCTCGGCGATTTCTTCGCGCCTCACCGTGTCGTATCAGCAAGTCGCTGCAGCGCGTGCTCATCCATGCGCCAGACGTGCCAGCCCGACATCTCGCGCGCGCCGAGCGTCTTGTAGAAATCCTGCGCGGTGGAATTCCAATCGAGCACCGCCCACTCCATCCGGCGGCAACCCCGTGCCCGCGCGATCGATGCGAGTTCGACGAGCAGAGCCTTCCCGATCCCAAGACGCCGCGCGTCGGGACGGACATACAGGTCTTCGAGATAGAGCCCCACGGCGCCCGACCAGGTCGAGAAATTCATGAAGTAAACCGCCGCGGCCTGAGGGGTGTCGTTGATCTCACCGATCAGGGCCTCGGCGCATGGGCCGCGGCCGAAACCCATGCCGAACAGGTATTGGCGGAGCGATGGCTCATTGGAATGGACGGCGTCGGGCTCGCGCTCATAGGTCGCGAGTTCCTTGATCATCGCGAGAATGAAGGGTACATCGTCCGGCCGGGCGGGTCGGACGCGCAGATTCGGCGTGAGATCGGGCATGCCGGAGAGTACGTCATGAATGGGGCGCGGGGCGGCGGATGGGCGAAAGCGCGATGAATTCCGGTCGCGTATTCTGTGCGACCGATACATCTGCTCGGATCGGGTTTTCAGGATTGTCAGGAGCCGATTTCTATGTCTCGTTTTCTACTCATCGTGTTGCTGTTCGTGGGCGCGATCGCTCTGGGCGGATGCCAGGCCGAGCGCAACTTGAGTCTCGTGCGCGAGATGGGCGATCGGAATTACTCGCTCGGCGACTATCAAGCCGCCCTCGGCGACTATCAGGAATACATCACCCGCAAGCCCGACGGCGTAGAAGTTCGGTATTCGCTGGCGATGACCGAGATGAAGCTGGGACAGCCGCAGCTCGCGCGCGAGCAGTTCTATCAGTGTCTTGCAGTTCATCCGGACAATCAGGACTACGCGCAGGGGCTGGCGGAGGCTCTGCTCGCGTGCGGTGAGCGCGAGGAACTCATCACGTTTCTGACTCGCGAAGCACGCGAGCGCGGCCGGCCGGGAGACTACGAGCGGCTCGGTCACTACCAGTTTCTGCTGGGTAACGTGGACGAAGCGAAGTTGGCTCTGATCACTGCGGCGAAACTCGAAAACCCCAAGACGATCAAACCTCAGATGGCCCTCGCCAACCTCTATCAGAGTCTCGGCGACAA
The DNA window shown above is from Phycisphaeraceae bacterium and carries:
- a CDS encoding GNAT family N-acetyltransferase, yielding MPDLTPNLRVRPARPDDVPFILAMIKELATYEREPDAVHSNEPSLRQYLFGMGFGRGPCAEALIGEINDTPQAAAVYFMNFSTWSGAVGLYLEDLYVRPDARRLGIGKALLVELASIARARGCRRMEWAVLDWNSTAQDFYKTLGAREMSGWHVWRMDEHALQRLADTTR